The following are from one region of the uncultured Hyphomonas sp. genome:
- a CDS encoding DUF1192 domain-containing protein, producing the protein MAISDEEPILVNTPQTLEQMSVEELEMRIAALKDGIAACEREIEKKRAQKSAADALFGGGD; encoded by the coding sequence ATGGCAATTTCGGATGAAGAGCCGATCCTCGTGAACACACCGCAGACGCTGGAGCAGATGTCGGTGGAAGAGCTGGAAATGCGGATTGCCGCGTTGAAAGATGGCATTGCCGCCTGTGAACGGGAAATCGAGAAGAAACGGGCCCAGAAGTCAGCAGCCGACGCGCTGTTCGGCGGCGGGGATTAA
- a CDS encoding Tim44/TimA family putative adaptor protein — translation MDPVMQVMILAAVALFVLSRLYLALGKGDNDNPVSRPSPATAVDDAPGQPKGKDEALTHADQPIFTGPAAGGLEEIYNADRSFSTSAFMRGARSAYEIIVSAFARGDRDALRPMLDDDVYEAWDAAISARKPDQAAFELLRIRKAEIESAELEGPIARVSVRYEAELGDGEMVRNAKEIWTFMRNVHENDPNWILDDVEIAN, via the coding sequence ATGGACCCCGTGATGCAAGTCATGATCCTGGCAGCTGTTGCGCTGTTTGTCCTGTCGCGCCTCTATTTAGCGCTCGGCAAGGGTGACAATGACAACCCTGTCAGCCGCCCCTCTCCGGCAACTGCCGTGGACGATGCGCCCGGCCAGCCGAAAGGCAAGGACGAAGCGCTGACGCATGCCGACCAGCCGATTTTTACAGGTCCTGCCGCTGGCGGCCTGGAAGAAATCTACAATGCTGACCGGAGCTTCAGCACATCTGCCTTCATGCGAGGCGCACGCTCGGCATATGAAATCATCGTTTCGGCCTTTGCGCGGGGTGACCGCGACGCGCTCCGCCCGATGCTGGACGATGATGTCTACGAGGCCTGGGACGCGGCCATCTCCGCGCGCAAGCCGGACCAGGCCGCTTTTGAACTGCTGCGCATCCGCAAGGCCGAAATCGAAAGCGCTGAGCTGGAGGGCCCCATCGCGCGTGTTTCCGTGCGCTATGAGGCAGAGCTTGGAGACGGTGAAATGGTGCGCAACGCGAAGGAAATCTGGACCTTCATGCGGAACGTTCACGAGAATGATCCGAACTGGATTCTCGATGATGTCGAGATTGCGAACTAA
- a CDS encoding Smr/MutS family protein, whose amino-acid sequence MSHRRLTPDEARAWARVARTVKPIAPKPDDIETFIDALEHGEPVLRHGKAKPAPPPEKPAPKAAKSPAPPQNRANEKRVRRGKLELAGRFDLHGHTQISADAALPAFLIRKQAEGARCVLVITGKGKGGEGVLRRNFLRWLEMPAARALVSGYSESHPRHGGSGAWYVFLRQA is encoded by the coding sequence ATGAGCCACCGCCGCCTGACCCCCGACGAAGCCCGCGCCTGGGCCCGCGTTGCGCGGACGGTGAAGCCGATCGCTCCGAAGCCGGATGACATCGAGACCTTTATCGATGCACTGGAACATGGCGAACCCGTCCTGCGTCACGGCAAGGCTAAACCGGCACCGCCGCCAGAAAAGCCCGCGCCCAAAGCGGCAAAATCTCCGGCGCCGCCGCAGAACCGGGCCAATGAGAAACGCGTGCGCCGGGGCAAGCTGGAGCTGGCTGGCCGGTTTGACCTGCATGGTCATACACAGATTTCCGCGGACGCAGCGCTGCCGGCTTTCCTGATCCGGAAACAGGCAGAAGGCGCGCGTTGTGTGCTGGTCATTACCGGTAAGGGGAAGGGCGGGGAGGGCGTCCTTCGCCGCAATTTCCTGCGCTGGCTGGAGATGCCGGCAGCGCGGGCCCTCGTCTCGGGCTATTCTGAATCGCATCCGAGACATGGCGGGTCCGGCGCGTGGTATGTGTTCCTGCGGCAGGCTTAA
- a CDS encoding MltA domain-containing protein: MWSRLRSFALLVLLAACQTQPAPIKMITIPEPVTAPPVAAPQLPVWEETPSAFSDLPNWPAVKLEAAVSAFKRSCEKFSNQKMSSALSGSAPWAGRVEDWAEPCGALSAARSDEDARALIERVFVPIEVIPPDGARKFTGYFEPTYEARRTPTPPFTEPVPALPADLIPNSGKPLQRLRNGTTRPYPARAQITTSGVQAIAYAHPADVFFLQIQGSGRLRFPDGTTMRAVYAAHNGHKFKSTANWLIRTGRISSGEASMQGIRAWMNRAGPTETRLAMNQNPRFVFFRAEAEGDPSLGPEGAEGVPLTPLGSMAVDTSLHALGVPMFVQTTAPGLGGDWSGLLIAQDTGGAIKGPVRGDIYFGTGPEAGKRAGTMNAPGRLWVLLPRAVAERMRAEGYASLDMAPAAP; encoded by the coding sequence ATGTGGTCGCGTCTCCGTTCGTTTGCCCTTCTGGTTCTGCTGGCTGCCTGCCAGACCCAGCCTGCACCGATCAAAATGATCACAATCCCGGAACCGGTGACCGCACCACCAGTGGCTGCGCCGCAACTTCCGGTTTGGGAGGAAACGCCCTCCGCCTTTTCCGACCTGCCGAACTGGCCGGCCGTAAAGCTCGAAGCGGCAGTCAGCGCGTTCAAGCGATCCTGCGAGAAGTTTTCGAACCAGAAAATGTCTTCGGCCCTTTCCGGATCGGCGCCCTGGGCTGGACGTGTGGAAGACTGGGCAGAACCGTGCGGCGCCCTGTCTGCCGCCCGCAGTGATGAAGACGCGCGGGCCCTGATTGAGCGGGTCTTTGTCCCGATCGAAGTGATCCCACCGGATGGCGCGCGGAAATTCACAGGCTATTTCGAACCAACCTATGAAGCCCGGCGAACGCCGACCCCGCCATTTACCGAGCCTGTCCCGGCCTTGCCAGCAGACTTGATCCCGAACAGCGGCAAACCGCTTCAGCGCCTGCGGAATGGAACGACCCGGCCTTATCCGGCGCGGGCGCAGATCACCACGTCGGGCGTGCAGGCGATTGCCTATGCCCACCCGGCGGATGTGTTCTTTCTTCAGATCCAGGGCTCTGGCCGTCTCCGATTCCCGGACGGAACCACAATGCGCGCGGTGTATGCGGCGCATAACGGGCACAAGTTCAAATCCACCGCCAACTGGCTGATCCGCACCGGGCGCATTTCCAGCGGGGAGGCCAGCATGCAGGGCATCCGGGCCTGGATGAACCGCGCAGGCCCGACTGAAACGCGTCTGGCGATGAATCAGAATCCCCGCTTTGTTTTCTTCCGGGCTGAGGCCGAGGGCGACCCTTCGCTCGGCCCCGAAGGGGCGGAGGGGGTTCCGTTGACGCCGCTCGGGTCTATGGCGGTCGATACCAGTCTTCACGCCCTTGGTGTGCCGATGTTCGTTCAGACCACAGCGCCGGGGCTGGGCGGTGACTGGTCCGGCCTGCTGATTGCGCAGGATACGGGCGGGGCGATCAAGGGCCCGGTGCGCGGCGATATCTATTTCGGCACCGGACCGGAAGCGGGCAAGCGGGCGGGAACAATGAATGCGCCTGGCCGTCTTTGGGTTCTCCTGCCGCGCGCGGTGGCCGAGCGGATGCGGGCTGAAGGCTATGCCAGCCTCGACATGGCTCCGGCGGCGCCTTAA
- a CDS encoding NAD(P)H-quinone oxidoreductase — MRLLNTGVMHMGETMKAVEIETDGPLYLADLPKPEPGANEVLVKTAFSGLNRADLVQRAGAYPPPPGASTILGLEVSGTVETVGSDVSRWKAGDKVCGLLAGGGYAEYVAVDAGSLFPVPDSMSLDQAGCLPEAMMTVWANVFDRVGLKAGENFLCHGGTSGIGVMAIQMAKAAGAAKIFATAGTDAKCQLASSLGATRAINYKTEDFVEIVKDEGGSDVTLDMVGGDYIQKNISAANPDGRIINIAYQNGFQANVNFAPVLMKRLTLAATTLRARPLPEKQRIRDAVEADFWPHVASGAIIPVLQKIFPATEAEQAHQLMASGTHSGKILLSW; from the coding sequence ATGCGACTCCTCAACACGGGAGTCATGCACATGGGCGAGACGATGAAAGCTGTCGAAATCGAGACAGACGGGCCGCTATACCTGGCAGACCTGCCAAAGCCGGAACCGGGCGCAAACGAGGTTCTGGTGAAAACGGCCTTTTCCGGTCTGAACCGGGCCGATCTCGTCCAGCGCGCAGGCGCCTATCCGCCGCCGCCCGGCGCTTCGACCATTCTGGGTCTCGAAGTTTCCGGCACCGTTGAAACGGTCGGAAGCGATGTCTCGCGCTGGAAAGCGGGCGATAAGGTCTGCGGCCTGCTGGCAGGCGGCGGTTATGCCGAATATGTCGCGGTCGATGCGGGCTCCCTCTTCCCGGTGCCGGACAGTATGAGCCTGGATCAGGCTGGCTGCCTGCCCGAAGCCATGATGACCGTCTGGGCCAATGTGTTTGACCGGGTCGGCCTGAAAGCCGGGGAAAACTTCCTCTGCCATGGCGGAACGTCCGGCATCGGCGTCATGGCGATCCAGATGGCGAAAGCTGCGGGCGCCGCGAAAATCTTCGCCACCGCCGGCACGGACGCCAAATGCCAGCTCGCCAGCAGCCTCGGCGCCACCCGCGCGATCAATTACAAGACCGAGGATTTCGTCGAGATCGTCAAAGACGAAGGCGGGTCCGACGTCACGCTCGATATGGTCGGCGGCGACTATATCCAGAAGAACATTTCCGCAGCCAATCCGGACGGGCGGATCATCAACATCGCTTACCAGAACGGCTTTCAGGCGAACGTCAATTTCGCCCCGGTCCTGATGAAGCGCCTGACGCTGGCCGCCACCACGCTGCGCGCCCGGCCCCTGCCAGAGAAACAGCGCATCCGCGATGCCGTCGAAGCGGACTTCTGGCCCCACGTCGCCAGCGGTGCGATTATTCCCGTGCTGCAGAAAATCTTCCCCGCAACAGAGGCAGAACAGGCCCATCAGCTGATGGCGTCCGGCACGCATTCCGGCAAAATCCTGCTGTCCTGGTAA
- a CDS encoding Maf family protein, translated as MSPDIVLASGSESRRRLLASAGVEAAAIRPNVDEDAMKAGLRAEGVSVRDQAMRLAELKSAKVSQRQPGLVIGGDQMLALGDEAFDKPKDLDGAHDHLRKLSGKAHTLETAIVVCENGQPVWRHLARPRLTMRPLSDAFIDDYIGKVGEPLLSTVGAYQLEGLGAQLFNKIEGDYFSILGLPLLPLLDYLRIRGVLKT; from the coding sequence GTGAGTCCTGATATTGTCCTGGCATCCGGTAGTGAAAGCCGGCGCCGTCTGTTGGCATCAGCAGGTGTGGAAGCCGCCGCGATCCGCCCGAATGTCGATGAAGATGCGATGAAAGCCGGGCTGCGCGCCGAAGGCGTTTCCGTGCGCGATCAGGCGATGCGTCTGGCGGAACTCAAGTCGGCAAAAGTATCTCAACGCCAACCTGGCCTTGTGATTGGCGGTGACCAGATGCTGGCGCTTGGGGATGAAGCATTCGACAAGCCAAAGGATCTGGACGGTGCGCACGATCATCTCCGCAAACTGTCGGGAAAGGCACACACGCTTGAAACGGCAATTGTCGTTTGTGAAAACGGACAACCTGTCTGGCGCCATCTCGCACGGCCGCGCCTGACCATGCGCCCACTCAGCGACGCTTTCATCGATGATTATATCGGCAAGGTGGGTGAGCCACTGTTGTCGACCGTCGGCGCCTATCAGCTGGAAGGCCTTGGCGCGCAGCTCTTCAACAAGATCGAGGGGGATTACTTTTCCATTCTCGGTCTGCCGCTGCTGCCCTTGCTCGATTATCTCCGCATAAGAGGCGTCCTGAAAACATGA
- a CDS encoding pyruvate, water dikinase regulatory protein — protein sequence MTRSQRPSIYFNVHLVSDSTGETLNAIQRAACAQFENVQPLEHNYYLVRSERQLERVMREIEAAPGVVWYTISDEALRGRLESFCREKRVPTLPVLDASIAMLSRHLGVSANQKVAGQHALDDDYFERMEAINFTLAHDDGQNVESLTGADVILLGVSRTSKTPTCVYLANRKVRAGNIPLVPGVPLPPHIEKMGDKGPMIVGLKISAERLVQIRRARLISLNQDEHTIYADEDAVRDEVTQANRLFQRNKWRTIDVSRRSVEETAASILNLLNERRGNP from the coding sequence ATGACTCGGTCCCAACGCCCCAGCATCTATTTCAACGTCCACCTCGTCTCGGATTCGACAGGGGAGACCCTGAACGCCATCCAGCGGGCGGCCTGTGCCCAGTTCGAAAATGTCCAGCCGCTGGAACATAATTATTACCTTGTCCGCTCCGAACGCCAGCTGGAACGCGTGATGCGGGAAATCGAGGCGGCGCCAGGCGTTGTCTGGTACACGATTTCCGACGAGGCTCTGCGCGGACGGCTGGAATCTTTCTGTCGCGAGAAAAGAGTGCCGACCCTTCCGGTGCTGGATGCCTCCATTGCCATGCTCAGCCGGCATCTTGGCGTCTCTGCGAACCAGAAAGTCGCTGGCCAGCACGCATTGGACGATGACTATTTCGAACGCATGGAAGCGATCAATTTCACGCTAGCCCATGATGATGGCCAGAATGTCGAGAGCCTGACGGGCGCGGATGTCATCCTTCTCGGCGTCAGCCGTACATCCAAGACACCCACCTGTGTGTATCTGGCGAACCGGAAAGTTCGTGCCGGGAATATTCCGCTTGTGCCCGGGGTTCCGCTGCCGCCGCATATCGAGAAGATGGGTGACAAGGGGCCGATGATCGTGGGGCTCAAGATCAGTGCCGAACGTCTGGTACAGATCCGCCGCGCGCGCCTGATTTCTCTGAACCAGGACGAGCACACGATTTATGCTGATGAGGATGCCGTGCGCGATGAAGTTACCCAGGCCAACCGCCTGTTCCAGCGCAACAAATGGCGCACGATCGATGTGTCCCGGCGTTCGGTTGAAGAAACAGCCGCCTCGATCCTGAATCTGCTGAACGAACGCCGGGGGAATCCGTGA
- the aroE gene encoding shikimate dehydrogenase, with product MTWLLGVIGDPVSHSLSPVIHKMWIREHGFDATYEALQVERGELRGALETLSQREALGFNITLPHKEDALTLADETSDIARRIGAANTLVLREQGGWRAENTDAPGFVRSLLDAGIEVAGSRVTLLGAGGSARAVAISLMDLRAEITIANRTRERAEALVSETGITAEICSLQQGISEAATADIVINTLSLGHSGKSLELPEATGQYFYDISYGKPAAAIRAEALAKNWQPMDGLGMLVAQAAYSFEHWFGVLPDTKEALTHCRKLVEATT from the coding sequence ATGACCTGGCTGCTCGGTGTTATCGGCGATCCGGTTTCGCATTCGCTGTCTCCCGTGATCCACAAGATGTGGATCCGCGAACACGGATTCGATGCAACCTATGAAGCTCTGCAAGTTGAACGTGGAGAGCTCAGAGGCGCGCTTGAAACCCTATCACAGCGAGAGGCGCTCGGCTTCAATATCACGCTTCCGCATAAGGAAGACGCGCTTACCCTGGCGGATGAAACAAGCGACATTGCGCGCCGGATTGGCGCTGCCAATACGTTGGTTCTCCGAGAGCAGGGGGGCTGGCGCGCGGAAAACACCGATGCGCCGGGCTTTGTGCGCAGCCTGCTGGACGCCGGGATCGAAGTTGCCGGATCCCGGGTGACCTTGCTGGGCGCTGGTGGATCTGCCCGCGCAGTTGCGATCAGCCTGATGGATTTGCGAGCTGAGATCACGATCGCCAACCGCACACGTGAGCGGGCAGAAGCGCTGGTTTCGGAAACCGGCATCACAGCTGAGATCTGCTCACTCCAGCAGGGGATTTCGGAAGCGGCCACGGCCGATATCGTGATCAACACGCTCAGCCTTGGCCATTCCGGCAAGAGCCTGGAGTTGCCCGAAGCCACCGGACAATATTTCTACGACATTTCTTACGGAAAGCCCGCCGCTGCCATCCGTGCTGAAGCGCTGGCCAAGAACTGGCAGCCAATGGACGGACTTGGCATGCTGGTGGCACAAGCGGCCTACAGTTTTGAACATTGGTTTGGCGTGTTGCCGGACACAAAAGAGGCGCTCACGCATTGCCGTAAACTCGTGGAGGCGACGACGTGA
- the hemE gene encoding uroporphyrinogen decarboxylase, with amino-acid sequence MGTDESKKLLKVLGGERFERPPVWMMRQAGRHLPEYLELRSRAKNFLDFCYTPSMAAEATLQPIRRYGMDGAILFADILLILDAMGLGVKFEKGVGPLVEQISGPEDLDLVPAVKAADRLSPVYETVARVRENLPAETTLIGFAGSPWTVSLYAIEGRGKTDKSEAWRWAHGRPEDLATLMDKVGEATAEYLARQVDAGAEALMLFDSWAEGLPDNIFREVIIAPTKKLVARLRERGVTVPVIGFPRGAGVMLEAYAKETGVTAVGLDTAAVPSFVNSVLPTDMPVQGHLDPLLLIEGGPRMEARVRELMAAYSGRPHIFNLGHGVRPETPIVNVERVLKILREG; translated from the coding sequence ATGGGCACCGACGAATCGAAAAAACTGCTTAAGGTTCTCGGCGGAGAGCGCTTTGAAAGGCCACCAGTATGGATGATGCGCCAGGCAGGGCGTCATTTACCCGAATACCTTGAGCTCCGGTCGCGTGCGAAGAACTTCCTGGATTTCTGTTACACGCCTTCCATGGCAGCTGAAGCGACGCTGCAGCCCATCCGCCGCTATGGGATGGATGGCGCCATCCTGTTCGCCGATATCCTGTTGATCCTGGATGCGATGGGACTGGGCGTAAAATTCGAGAAAGGCGTCGGCCCGCTGGTGGAACAGATCTCTGGCCCGGAAGATCTGGACCTTGTCCCAGCTGTCAAGGCAGCTGACAGATTGTCTCCGGTCTATGAAACTGTCGCGCGGGTGCGAGAGAACTTGCCGGCGGAAACAACGCTGATCGGTTTTGCCGGATCTCCCTGGACGGTGAGCCTGTATGCCATCGAAGGCCGTGGCAAAACCGACAAGTCGGAAGCCTGGCGTTGGGCGCATGGCCGGCCGGAAGACCTAGCGACGCTCATGGACAAGGTTGGCGAAGCAACAGCCGAGTATCTGGCCCGGCAGGTGGACGCCGGCGCCGAAGCGCTGATGCTGTTCGACAGCTGGGCTGAGGGCCTGCCAGACAATATTTTCCGCGAAGTCATTATTGCGCCGACGAAAAAGCTGGTCGCCCGTCTTCGGGAACGCGGGGTCACTGTCCCGGTGATTGGCTTTCCACGCGGCGCCGGGGTGATGCTGGAAGCCTACGCGAAGGAAACAGGCGTGACGGCTGTCGGCCTCGATACAGCAGCTGTGCCATCTTTCGTGAATTCTGTCCTGCCGACGGACATGCCGGTTCAGGGCCATCTTGATCCCCTGCTGCTGATCGAAGGAGGACCTCGTATGGAGGCCCGCGTACGGGAATTGATGGCAGCGTATTCAGGCCGTCCCCATATCTTTAATCTCGGACATGGCGTCCGTCCGGAGACGCCGATCGTAAACGTCGAACGTGTTCTGAAGATTTTGCGGGAAGGCTGA
- the hemH gene encoding ferrochelatase — MGRKIAVVLFNLGGPDKAESVRPFLKNLFRDPAIITAPLPIRWFLARLISRMRAPSVIKNYAMMDAGGGSPLLPETEEQAAALQAELAKQLPEDEVRCFIAMRYWHPFTEQAAKDVKAWGADEVVLLPLYPQFSTTTTGSSLTAWKKAYKDPVRTVCCYPFEENFVSAHVERIMQAWEKAGRPENVSLLLSAHGLPEKIVKDGDPYQWQCETMAEMIIGRVPRDWEVTACYQSRVGPLKWIGPPTEEVIAEKSKAGKNILIAPIAFVSEHIETLVELGEEYRLVAEEHGAASYTRVDALGTHPDFISMLARETTEALSMNTPMRSCGGDRLCPHEFSGCPHKQPVRKAGQAINPQS, encoded by the coding sequence ATGGGCCGGAAGATTGCCGTCGTACTATTTAACCTGGGTGGACCGGATAAGGCGGAGTCCGTCCGTCCGTTTCTGAAGAACCTGTTTCGTGACCCGGCGATCATTACCGCGCCGCTGCCAATACGTTGGTTTCTGGCGCGGCTGATCTCGCGGATGCGGGCGCCAAGCGTGATCAAGAATTATGCGATGATGGACGCTGGCGGCGGGTCTCCCCTTCTGCCGGAAACTGAGGAACAGGCCGCAGCGCTGCAGGCAGAACTGGCGAAGCAACTGCCAGAGGATGAAGTGCGCTGCTTCATCGCCATGCGCTATTGGCATCCTTTTACCGAACAGGCCGCCAAAGACGTCAAAGCCTGGGGCGCGGATGAAGTGGTTCTGCTGCCGTTGTATCCACAATTCTCCACGACAACGACGGGGTCTTCGCTGACGGCCTGGAAAAAGGCTTACAAGGATCCGGTCCGGACAGTTTGTTGTTACCCTTTCGAGGAGAACTTCGTTTCGGCTCATGTTGAGCGGATTATGCAGGCCTGGGAGAAAGCTGGCCGGCCGGAGAATGTGTCCCTGCTTCTGTCGGCGCATGGCCTGCCGGAAAAGATCGTCAAGGATGGCGATCCCTATCAATGGCAATGTGAAACCATGGCGGAAATGATCATCGGACGCGTGCCGAGAGACTGGGAGGTGACGGCCTGTTACCAATCCCGGGTCGGGCCGTTGAAATGGATCGGCCCGCCGACCGAAGAGGTCATCGCCGAAAAATCAAAAGCCGGAAAGAACATCCTGATCGCGCCGATCGCGTTTGTTTCCGAACATATCGAGACACTTGTGGAGTTGGGTGAAGAGTATCGCCTCGTAGCTGAAGAACACGGCGCTGCGAGCTATACGCGTGTGGACGCCCTCGGCACGCATCCCGATTTCATTTCCATGCTGGCGCGCGAGACAACTGAAGCGCTGAGCATGAACACACCGATGCGGTCCTGCGGCGGGGACCGCCTTTGCCCACATGAGTTCAGCGGATGTCCGCACAAACAGCCTGTCCGCAAAGCGGGCCAGGCAATCAATCCGCAATCCTGA
- the coaE gene encoding dephospho-CoA kinase (Dephospho-CoA kinase (CoaE) performs the final step in coenzyme A biosynthesis.) yields MIILGLTGSIGMGKSATATLFRDEGVPVYDADAAVHQLYQKDGAAVDPVEAAFPGVKVEGAIDRTLLRERVLNDTAAMKQLESIVHPLAGAAQQEFSEAARKSGAAFAVLDIPLLYETGGSGYCDYVLVVTAPPEVQRDRVLSRPGVTAETFEAILARQVPDAEKRAKADFILSTAHGFEFARDHVRAIVALMNRKAAGDNA; encoded by the coding sequence GTGATCATTCTTGGCCTCACCGGTTCGATCGGCATGGGCAAATCTGCAACGGCCACCCTGTTCCGGGATGAAGGTGTCCCGGTTTACGACGCCGATGCAGCGGTGCACCAGCTTTACCAGAAAGACGGCGCTGCGGTGGACCCCGTCGAAGCGGCCTTTCCGGGCGTGAAGGTGGAAGGTGCGATCGACCGGACGCTGCTGCGCGAACGTGTACTGAACGATACCGCAGCGATGAAGCAGCTCGAAAGTATTGTCCATCCACTCGCCGGCGCCGCGCAACAGGAGTTCAGTGAAGCCGCCAGAAAATCCGGCGCGGCGTTTGCGGTCCTGGATATTCCATTGCTCTACGAGACAGGCGGGTCCGGCTATTGCGATTATGTTCTGGTCGTTACAGCGCCGCCGGAGGTGCAGCGTGACCGCGTGCTGTCTCGTCCGGGTGTGACGGCAGAGACGTTCGAGGCCATTCTGGCTCGCCAGGTGCCGGATGCGGAAAAGCGGGCCAAAGCGGACTTTATCCTGTCGACAGCGCATGGATTCGAGTTTGCACGCGATCATGTTCGCGCCATAGTGGCCCTGATGAATCGCAAGGCCGCAGGGGATAACGCATGA
- the dnaQ gene encoding DNA polymerase III subunit epsilon, which translates to MSQIREIAFDTETTGLKPEDGDRIIELGAVEMINHIPSGRTFRTLINPGRSVSADTVRITGITDDDLKDAPPFEAPEVIDAFMEFIGDATLVAHNAGFDRGFLNMELGRCGRDPVPDDRWVDTAAMARRKFPGAPASLDALCKRFDISLESRTFHGALLDSQLLAAVYLELLGGRARAFSFDAVVETEEVAEILPARQRPKPLGPRLTEDEKAAHDTFVSGLGDEAVWKRYAS; encoded by the coding sequence ATGAGCCAGATCCGCGAGATTGCATTCGATACCGAGACGACAGGCCTCAAACCGGAAGATGGCGACCGCATTATCGAGCTCGGCGCTGTGGAGATGATCAACCACATTCCGTCCGGACGTACTTTCCGGACGCTGATCAATCCGGGCCGCTCTGTCTCTGCCGATACAGTCCGCATTACAGGCATTACCGATGATGACCTGAAAGATGCGCCCCCTTTCGAGGCGCCGGAAGTCATCGATGCCTTTATGGAGTTTATCGGGGATGCCACGCTGGTGGCTCACAATGCAGGCTTCGACCGGGGGTTCCTCAATATGGAACTTGGCCGTTGCGGGCGCGATCCTGTCCCGGACGACCGCTGGGTCGATACGGCTGCCATGGCCCGCCGGAAGTTTCCGGGTGCTCCGGCCAGTCTCGACGCGCTGTGCAAGCGTTTCGATATTTCTCTCGAAAGCCGGACATTCCACGGCGCCCTTCTGGATAGCCAGTTGCTGGCGGCGGTTTACCTGGAACTTCTGGGCGGGCGCGCGCGGGCGTTCTCGTTCGATGCAGTGGTTGAAACCGAAGAGGTTGCCGAAATTCTGCCGGCACGCCAGCGGCCCAAGCCGCTTGGCCCGCGTCTGACTGAAGACGAAAAAGCCGCCCACGATACCTTCGTGAGCGGCCTTGGCGATGAAGCTGTCTGGAAGCGTTACGCGTCCTGA
- the secB gene encoding protein-export chaperone SecB produces the protein MTDTSAPQAPNEGQNGATPAGLRVLAQYVKDLSFENPGHAPVQTQPNIDLGIDVGATPHADGNGLYEVSLKLSAKAVADETVLFITELDYAGLFQLQNVPQAQLEPLLLIECPRLLFPFARRIVAEITREGGFPPLLIDPVDFVQLYQQQYRRAQEAAAASGQTPPVQDA, from the coding sequence ATGACCGATACAAGTGCCCCGCAGGCACCAAATGAAGGCCAGAACGGCGCAACCCCGGCGGGTTTGCGCGTCCTCGCCCAGTACGTGAAGGACCTGTCCTTCGAAAATCCGGGGCATGCTCCGGTACAGACTCAGCCCAATATCGATCTGGGTATCGATGTCGGTGCAACGCCGCATGCCGATGGCAACGGGCTTTACGAAGTGTCGCTGAAACTGTCGGCCAAGGCCGTCGCTGACGAAACCGTGCTGTTCATTACCGAACTGGACTATGCTGGCCTCTTCCAGCTGCAGAATGTGCCGCAAGCCCAGCTTGAGCCGCTGCTTCTGATCGAGTGCCCTCGTCTTCTGTTCCCGTTCGCCCGGCGCATCGTGGCAGAAATCACGCGCGAAGGCGGCTTCCCGCCGCTGCTGATCGATCCGGTGGATTTCGTGCAGCTTTATCAGCAGCAATATCGCCGGGCGCAGGAAGCTGCTGCAGCCTCCGGTCAGACGCCGCCAGTTCAGGACGCGTAA
- a CDS encoding cell cycle transcriptional regulator TrcR has product MSEVLMPKATAVWLLDNTSLTFAQIAAFCGLHHLEVKGIADGDVAENMRGVDPIAGGILSREEIQRGENDEGYRMKVAESKIAHIPQPKRKGSRYTPVIRRQDKPDAVAWFIRNHPEVSDAQISKLIGTTKSTINNVRDKSHWNSPNIRPVDPVTLGLCTQIELDEVIAKSAEKRRKMEAEKALRSEGPGLAPAQDDPGAYDSQEEEDAKKDVSADDVFRDFS; this is encoded by the coding sequence ATGTCCGAAGTCCTCATGCCGAAGGCCACAGCGGTCTGGCTGCTCGACAATACCAGCCTCACCTTTGCCCAGATCGCGGCGTTCTGCGGCCTGCACCATCTCGAAGTCAAAGGCATTGCCGACGGCGATGTTGCCGAGAACATGCGCGGCGTCGATCCGATTGCCGGTGGCATCCTCTCACGCGAGGAAATTCAGCGCGGCGAGAATGATGAAGGCTACCGGATGAAAGTGGCCGAATCGAAAATCGCCCACATCCCGCAGCCAAAGCGCAAGGGCAGCCGCTACACGCCGGTGATCCGCCGCCAGGACAAACCGGACGCCGTGGCCTGGTTCATCCGCAACCACCCGGAAGTGTCCGATGCGCAGATTTCCAAACTGATCGGCACCACCAAGTCGACGATCAACAATGTGCGCGACAAGAGCCACTGGAACTCACCGAACATCCGTCCGGTCGATCCGGTGACGCTCGGCCTGTGCACCCAGATCGAGCTCGACGAAGTGATCGCGAAATCGGCCGAGAAGCGCCGCAAGATGGAAGCTGAAAAAGCCCTGCGCAGCGAAGGCCCCGGTCTTGCCCCTGCGCAGGATGACCCCGGCGCCTATGATTCACAGGAAGAAGAAGACGCCAAGAAAGACGTCTCCGCCGACGACGTGTTCCGCGACTTCAGCTGA